DNA sequence from the Leuconostoc lactis genome:
ATTGTCCTACTCCTGTTACCCAATACGGGGTCACTAGGATTTGGGTACGGATCCATGATGGCTTTGTGGTTTGGGGCGGTGACTGTACTATTCATGGATCTATCGGCCAATGTGTCGATGCAGCCGTTTAAAATGCTGATTCCAGACATGGTCAATGCACGCCAAACCGATAAAGCCTGGAGTTTACAAAATATCTGGGGCAGTTTAGGCGGTGTCATTGCTTTCGTTTTTCCATTTATTTTGACTGCATTTGGGGTCGCCAATACAGCATCACGGGGCGTTGTGCCTGATTCCGTTAAAATTTCATTCTACGTGGCTGCAGCAATTTTATTGTTCTCAACGATTTTCACGATTATGAATGTGAAGGAGTATGATCCAAAGACCTTAGCTGATTATCATGGCTATCAGTCCGACACAAAAACGCATGAATCACTGCTAACAATTCTAAAGCACGCACCAAAGGTATTTTGGACACTGGGAATTGTTGAATTCTTTGTTTGGTTTGGTATTCCATATATGTGGACTTATTCAACTGGGGCATTATCCGAAAATATTTGGCATGTTTCTGATCCTGCCTCAGCAGGTTATCAGTCGGCTGGTAACTGGTTTGGCATTTTACAGGCAGTTTATTCGTTAGTAGCAATTATTGTGGGTATTGCGTTTCAACGGTTAAACAATCGCACGCGCCAATGGGCTTATTTCTTGAGTTTAATCATTGGTGGGGTTGGTTTCCTGGTGGTTGCGTATGGGCATACGCATTTATCATCACTGATTGGTTTTAGCTTGTTCGGTATTGGGTGGATGGCGTTGATTTCAATTCCGTATACGATCCTAACCAATGCGTTGGATGGCAAACACGATGGGGTGTACTTGGGCTTGTTTAACTGCTTCATTTGTATCCCCCAAATTGTAGCCTCGGTGGCCAGCTTTGCCATTTTTTCAGCGGTGGGGCAATCAATGGCCAATATGTTAGCAGTTGCCGGTGTTTGTTTAATGATTGGTGGTTGTTTGATATGGATAGTCAAAGAAGAAAAGCGTTATTAAAAAAGGAGAATTAACATGACAGCAGCAATTCAATGGTGGCAAAAAGCAGTGGTTTATCAAGTTTATCCGAGGTCCTTTCAGGATACTGACGGTGATGGGATTGGTGATTTGAAGGGAATTACACAACGCCTTGATTACATCAAGAAATTAGGCGCCGATGTTATTTGGCTTAACCCCGTTTACGCATCGCCAGATAAAGATAATGGTTACGACATTTCCGATTATGAAGCCATTAACACGAAATTTGGCACGATGGCTGATTTTGATGACCTATTAGCACAAGCCCATGATAAGGGGCTTAAGATTATGATGGACTTGGTGGTTAATCACACCTCAGACCAACACCCGTGGTTCATTGAAAGTCGGCAATCACAAGATAATGACAAGCGCGATTTCTATATTTGGCGCGATCCCGTTGATGGGCATGAGCCAAATAATTGGGGATCCTTCTTCTCGGGACCAGCTTGGCAATTTGATGACGCTACGGGACAGTATTATTTGCATTTATTTGTTGAAGGGCAACCTGATTTGAACTGGGTGAATCCTGAAGTACGTCAGGCTGTCTTTGATATGATGAATTTCTGGGTGGACAAGGGCATTGATGGTTTTCGCATGGACGTGATTTCCCTAATTTCTAAGCCTGATGGCCTACCCGATGGCGAAGTACCTGAAGGTGGGGATTATGGTAATTCAAATCAAGCGGTCGCCAATGGCCCCCACGTCCATGAGTATTTGCAAGAAATGCGCCAAAAAGTCTTAAATCGGGCAGATATGGTGACCGTTGGCGAAGCATCAGGGGTGGATATTGAAAACGCCGTGAAGTATGCTAATCAAGATCATTCAGAATTGAATATGGTCTTCCAATTTGAACATATGGATCTTGATCACAATCCCAACCCAGCGCTTGGCAAGTGGTATGATAAAAAAGTTTCACTGGTTGATTTAAAAGCGAATTTATCCAAATGGCAAAACGATTTGGCGGGTAAAGCATGGAATTCATTGTATTGGGATAACCACGATCAGCCACGGGCTGTGAGCCGCTACGGGGATGATCGGACAGAATATCGTGTTGTTTCTGCCAAAATGGTCGCAACGCTCCTGCATTTCATGCAGGGCACGCCATACATTTACCAAGGTGAAGAAATTGGTATGACGAACGCCTACAATTTGCAACGTGATGACTTTGACGATGTTGAAATTAAAAATGCTTTTAAGTACTTAATCGATCAAGATCATTTAACCGATGAAGCCACGATGTTAAGGTACGTCCATGCCAAAGGTCGGGATAACGCTCGGACACCCATGCAGTGGGATGACAGCGCCAATGCAGGTTTTACTACTGGCACACCTTGGTTGAAGTTGAACGATAATTATGAAACGATTAACGTGGCAGAAGCCTTAAACGATCCAAATTCAATTTTCTATTATTATCAGAAGTTAATCCGCCTACGGCATGACTTGCCAATTATCACTACCGGTACTTATCAATTATTAGATCCAACTGATGCGCAAGTTTATACTTATCGTCGAGTTGGAGAAAATGATACCTTACTCGTCATTAACAACTTTACGAGTGACACCTTAACACGTGATTATCAAGTCCCTGAGACGGCAACGATAATTATTAGTAATTATGACAATGATGCTGGCACGACATTACGGCCCTATGAAGCCAAAGTCTATCACCTGACCAACTAAATTCAGACACATAACAAAAAGCCTTCGTCAATCGAAGGCTTTTACTATTGGTTTGATTAAGCTTCATCGGTGGCTTCTTGGATAATCAACGTACTGCCGAATGGATCAACCACTGTCAGTGTATGGGCCTCTATCAATTGCCCGCGATCAGCAAATCGGGTTTTTAGTTGCGCAAAATAGGCTGGATTAACGGCAATTGTCCAATCAGCTAAACCATTTTCTTGCGGTTGGCGTTGCGCTACTTGGGCGCCTAACCACGTATTATAGGCATGGTGATGGTGGTAGCGGTTATGCGAATAAAAGTTGGCGCTATTAGCGAAGGTGGTCGTCAAATTCATCCCCAAGCCATCAATGAAGAAAGCATCCCCAGCTGCTACGTTATGGCCCACAAAATGTAAATGGCCAATCGTGGTCTGGGGCGGAAAGCCTGTCCAGTTGCTTTTCCGTGCCTGCAATAACGTGGCAACGTCAACGGCTTTAGTGCCCATTTGGACAAAATTTTGATCCCATTGCCATTGTTTGCGCGGCCGATCATGATAGAGTTCGATCCCGTTGCCATTGGGATCGTTTAAATAAAAAGCTTCACTAACATCATGGTCACCGCCACCCAGCGGGTAGTTGATTGTCAAAAGATGTGCCACTAAACTTGCGAGACTAGCAGTATCTGGGAAGAGTAGGGCGAAATGATATAACCCTTGCCGTGGTGCACTTGGCGTTGCCCCGTTAAATACCAACGTGAGGATTGGCGGTTGGCTAGCCGTTAACGCATAACCATAGGTTTGCGCGTCAATTTTTGTTTCCACGAAACCAAGAATGTCGCGATAAAAAGGCCGCATTTGGGCTTCATCATTCGCGACGAGCGTGAGGTGTGTCATGTGGTAAGTGATTTGTTGCATTGGCTCTATCCTGACTGTTGATTTACTGTGCTTACTAATTATAAGTATCATAAGCTGTTGTACGTAAAAAGTCTAGTAATTTGCTGACATTGACATGCGCTGTTCTGTGATTGAAATTTTGATTGTGAATCACGACAGTTGGTAAACGCTACCAAAGCCTATGATAAGGCGTTTTGTGTTTGCTTGATTTGTGAAATTACCGCGAGAGTGATATAATATAACCAACAAGTAATAAGAATATAGCGCAAAGGACGGAGGAGTCTCATATGATTTGGTCATTAATTGTTGGTGCCATTATTGGTGCAATTGCAGGTGCTATTACGAACCGTGGGGCATCAATGGGTTGGATTAGTAATATCCTTGCCGGCTTGATTGGTTCAGCTATCGGTCAAGGAGTTCTTGGCCACTGGGGTCCAACTCTAGCTGGTATGGCTTTGATTCCTTCAATTATTGGGGCGGTTGTCCTAGTACTGATTGTGTCAGCTGTGTTCGGTATTCGAGCAAACCGCTAAAACAAGTGAATAGCAGCAGTGTTATCTGAGATAAACCTGCTGACATGTGAAAGGGAACCGTTAAGGTTCCCTTTTTTTAGACAGACGATAGCGTTTGTTAACAGAATTTGAACTCACCCCAAATTCTGTTGTAAACTAAGGCTATGTTAAATCAGAAGTTACAGTTAAATACGTCAAAACTAGCTATTGTGGGTTACGGTGTCCTGATTGGTTTTCTAACCGGTATCGTGGTGAGTCTATTTCGGCTATCAATCGAAAAAGTTTTAGCGTACTTTCAGACCTTATACCTTGCTGTCGGACGGGGTGAATTGTTCTCACTGGTCCTCATTATCTTGTTAAATGCTGGCTGTCTCATCGTAGCTGCTTGGTTACTCAAGCAAAATCCGCATATATCAGGATCAGGGATACCACAAGTTGAAGGGGTATTAACCGGCGAGATCACGGATAATTGGTGGGCAACCCTTTGGCGCAAATTTACTGCTGGTATTTTAGCCATTGGTAGTGGCCTGATGCTTGGCCGTGAGGGGCCATCGATTCAACTTGGCGCTGCAATTGGTCAAGGCGTGGCAAAATACCGACATTTAAGCCATAACAAAGCAAAAAGTTTAATCGCCAGTGGGGCTGCCGCCGGTCTATCCGCGGCCTT
Encoded proteins:
- a CDS encoding SLC45 family MFS transporter; amino-acid sequence: MLNRTTQNRGQLPMLTSMQLFLMTFGYAGVQVAFSVQTGNMGRIFQTLGADPTKLGFFFILPPLAGMVTQPLIGYFSDKTWLPKLGRRIPYLICGCLVSLIVLLLLPNTGSLGFGYGSMMALWFGAVTVLFMDLSANVSMQPFKMLIPDMVNARQTDKAWSLQNIWGSLGGVIAFVFPFILTAFGVANTASRGVVPDSVKISFYVAAAILLFSTIFTIMNVKEYDPKTLADYHGYQSDTKTHESLLTILKHAPKVFWTLGIVEFFVWFGIPYMWTYSTGALSENIWHVSDPASAGYQSAGNWFGILQAVYSLVAIIVGIAFQRLNNRTRQWAYFLSLIIGGVGFLVVAYGHTHLSSLIGFSLFGIGWMALISIPYTILTNALDGKHDGVYLGLFNCFICIPQIVASVASFAIFSAVGQSMANMLAVAGVCLMIGGCLIWIVKEEKRY
- a CDS encoding glycoside hydrolase family 13 protein, giving the protein MTAAIQWWQKAVVYQVYPRSFQDTDGDGIGDLKGITQRLDYIKKLGADVIWLNPVYASPDKDNGYDISDYEAINTKFGTMADFDDLLAQAHDKGLKIMMDLVVNHTSDQHPWFIESRQSQDNDKRDFYIWRDPVDGHEPNNWGSFFSGPAWQFDDATGQYYLHLFVEGQPDLNWVNPEVRQAVFDMMNFWVDKGIDGFRMDVISLISKPDGLPDGEVPEGGDYGNSNQAVANGPHVHEYLQEMRQKVLNRADMVTVGEASGVDIENAVKYANQDHSELNMVFQFEHMDLDHNPNPALGKWYDKKVSLVDLKANLSKWQNDLAGKAWNSLYWDNHDQPRAVSRYGDDRTEYRVVSAKMVATLLHFMQGTPYIYQGEEIGMTNAYNLQRDDFDDVEIKNAFKYLIDQDHLTDEATMLRYVHAKGRDNARTPMQWDDSANAGFTTGTPWLKLNDNYETINVAEALNDPNSIFYYYQKLIRLRHDLPIITTGTYQLLDPTDAQVYTYRRVGENDTLLVINNFTSDTLTRDYQVPETATIIISNYDNDAGTTLRPYEAKVYHLTN
- a CDS encoding VOC family protein translates to MQQITYHMTHLTLVANDEAQMRPFYRDILGFVETKIDAQTYGYALTASQPPILTLVFNGATPSAPRQGLYHFALLFPDTASLASLVAHLLTINYPLGGGDHDVSEAFYLNDPNGNGIELYHDRPRKQWQWDQNFVQMGTKAVDVATLLQARKSNWTGFPPQTTIGHLHFVGHNVAAGDAFFIDGLGMNLTTTFANSANFYSHNRYHHHHAYNTWLGAQVAQRQPQENGLADWTIAVNPAYFAQLKTRFADRGQLIEAHTLTVVDPFGSTLIIQEATDEA
- a CDS encoding GlsB/YeaQ/YmgE family stress response membrane protein gives rise to the protein MIWSLIVGAIIGAIAGAITNRGASMGWISNILAGLIGSAIGQGVLGHWGPTLAGMALIPSIIGAVVLVLIVSAVFGIRANR